A window of the Anthonomus grandis grandis chromosome 9, icAntGran1.3, whole genome shotgun sequence genome harbors these coding sequences:
- the LOC126740275 gene encoding mitochondrial import inner membrane translocase subunit TIM16-like, which translates to MAKYIAQIIIAGSQVIGRAFARALKQEIEASQQAAQRLGNAKTRSERVANQKLGLSLDEAKQILNVSKLSKEEIEERYNALFKANEKTSLYLQSKIVRAKERLDHELKNPEPTTKSKMKEDISGGGNT; encoded by the exons ATGGCAAAGTACATAGCTCAAATAATTATAGCAGGATCTCAGGTAATAGGTAGAGCTTTTGCGAGAGCCCTGAAACAGGAAATAGAGGCTTCACAGCAAGCCGCCCAAAGATTAGGCAATGCAAAGACCAGGAGTGAAAGAGTGGCAAACCAAAAGTTGGGACTGTCTTTAGATGAAgccaaacaaattttaaatgtttcgaAGTTATCCAAAGAAGAGATTGAAGAAAG GTACAATGCTCTATTCAAAGCAAATGAAAAAACCTCACTGTATCTTCAATCAAAGATAGTCCGAGCAAAAGAGAGACTAGATCATGAACTGAAAAACCCAGAACCCACAACCAAGAGCAAAATGAAAGAGGATATTTCTGGAGGTGGCAACACATAA
- the LOC126740344 gene encoding uncharacterized protein LOC126740344 encodes MSVRLLLKKNMSFKINENHLRVFVEFMEENPDLARGRLSCSNAKEQFKRLWAKLANNLNSLGYGTRTIEKWQRTWSDYKQGLKRRAADIKRERMKTGGGPAYPDMLSDTDQRVILILGKTFFEGCGVEEKGFAHGKYYPEEEPVSGPSSAPSSIVDARFNGSLYNSEYTQPGPSNISMQIPTENKALEEQTNKPRPQKRSISQQLHVVDHDYLVTPRTKRQKVTPTNEIYYQETINLLKSIDSHLETLNHTLNEKLGDITEAIRQRHS; translated from the exons ATGAGCGTCCGgcttttgctaaaaaaaaacatgtcatttaaaattaatgaaaaccaTTTACGAGTATTTGTGGAGTTTATGGAAGAAAACCCGGATTTAGCAAGAGGGAGGTTATCTTGCTCCAATGCAAAAGAACAATTTAAGAGATTATGGGCAAAACTGGCCAATAATCTAAATTCTCTTGGTTATGGGACTAGAACTATAGAAAAATGGCAAAGG acgTGGTCTGACTATAAACAGGGACTTAAGAGAAGAGCTGCAGATATAAAAAGGGAGCGAATGAAGACGGGGGGTGGGCCAGCATATCCTGATATGCTATCAGATACTGATCAAAGAGTTAtccttattttgggaaaaacattttttgaaggATGTGGAGTGGAGGAGAAGGGT tttgctCATGGAAAATATTATCCAGAGGAAGAACCCGTTAGTGGTCCATCGAGTGCTCCATCAAGTATAGTGGATGCTCGGTTCAATGGTAGTTTATACAATAGTGAATACACACAGCCCGGACCCTCAAATATTTCTATGCAGATTCCTACAGAAAATAAAGCATTAGAAGAACAA accAACAAGCCACGACCACAAAAAAGGAGTATTTCACAACAGCTTCATGTAGTCGATCATGATTATTTAGTCACACCAAGAACTAAAAGACAAAAGGTTACTCCCACAAATGAAATCTATTATCAAGAGAcaataaatctattaaaaagtaTTGACAGTCATTTAGAAACCCTAAATCATACCCTAAATGAAAAATTAGGCGATATAACAGAGGCCATCAGACAGAGACACTCTTAA